From a region of the Impatiens glandulifera chromosome 4, dImpGla2.1, whole genome shotgun sequence genome:
- the LOC124936635 gene encoding uncharacterized protein At2g27730, mitochondrial has protein sequence MATTTLVLRTQIRHLMETARGLSSGLRYFSDGKGKVLSEEERAAENIYIKKMEKERLKKKAEKEKAEKEHGEKKDEGDAHKK, from the exons ATGGCAACAACAACTTTGGTTTTGCGCACTCAGATCCGTCATCTGATGGAAACTGCTCGAGGCTTAAGCTCAGGCCTTCGCTACTTCAGTGACGGCAAAGGTAAAGTCCTCAGCGAAGAGGAACGCGCTgctgaaaatatttatatcaag AAAATGGAGAAGGAAAGGCTGAAGAAGAAGGCTGAGAAAGAGAAAGCAGAGAAAGAACATGGGGAGAAG AAAGATGAAGGGGATGCTCATAAAAAATGA